A stretch of Geobacter sp. DNA encodes these proteins:
- the fdhD gene encoding formate dehydrogenase accessory sulfurtransferase FdhD, with protein MNNNVTVFDSSGPACVDATGDLPREFPLKLIVNGKELATLVASPHDPRFLVAGFLRLQGYVADVSDFEMLSVCEDYGIANVRIKREVKDLPAPIITSGCGGGISFRLPGLSLKATPSTTRIDGRRFTPVEVFQLFEALHRFAERYRRHGGIHSAAVGDGDTVLLHAEDLGRHNTIDRLAGEALLRGLDLKDTMLITSGRISSEMAAKAALLGVSLVASRTSPTDLAVKICDSAGITLIGYVRGGRFNVYCHEGRLCAAK; from the coding sequence ATGAACAATAATGTTACTGTATTTGACAGCTCAGGTCCGGCTTGTGTCGATGCGACCGGTGACCTCCCCCGGGAATTCCCTTTGAAATTGATTGTAAACGGGAAAGAACTGGCCACACTCGTAGCGTCCCCCCATGATCCTCGTTTCCTTGTTGCAGGTTTTTTGCGACTGCAGGGATATGTTGCCGATGTGAGTGATTTTGAGATGTTGAGCGTCTGCGAGGATTATGGAATAGCCAACGTCCGGATCAAAAGAGAGGTGAAAGATCTGCCTGCACCGATCATCACCAGCGGTTGTGGCGGTGGTATTTCTTTTCGTCTCCCCGGTTTGTCACTCAAGGCGACTCCATCCACAACGCGAATCGATGGGCGGCGGTTCACGCCAGTGGAGGTTTTCCAGCTGTTTGAGGCGTTGCATCGCTTTGCCGAGCGGTATCGCCGGCACGGAGGGATTCACTCTGCTGCGGTTGGGGATGGAGATACGGTACTTCTCCATGCGGAGGACCTGGGCAGGCACAATACGATTGACAGGCTTGCCGGAGAGGCGCTGTTACGAGGGCTCGACCTGAAGGATACAATGTTGATCACCTCCGGCCGCATTTCCAGTGAAATGGCGGCCAAAGCTGCTCTCTTGGGGGTGTCCCTGGTGGCTTCACGCACCTCTCCGACGGATCTGGCGGTAAAAATCTGCGATTCAGCAGGCATAACCCTCATCGGGTATGTTCGCGGCGGGCGGTTCAATGTCTACTGCCATGAGGGACGTTTATGTGCGGCCAAGTGA
- a CDS encoding NTP transferase domain-containing protein, with product MCGQVNGVSGIILAGGESRRMGRDKALLELNGSCFIESVYRVLSELFPEVIIVTNNPERYAFLSCRLVPDLYPGKGALAGIHAGLLACKNDRAFVTACDMPFLHAGLIRYLAQCAADVDAIVPRTPDGLQPLHAIYHFSSLPIVEQHLRSGDVSILKVLAAIRTLQVPAEELQRFDPDLKSFSNINTPGDFSSIVPARTPR from the coding sequence ATGTGCGGCCAAGTGAACGGAGTGTCCGGGATTATTCTGGCCGGGGGGGAGTCGCGGCGAATGGGGCGTGACAAGGCCCTTCTTGAACTCAACGGCAGTTGTTTCATCGAAAGTGTCTACCGTGTCTTGTCCGAACTGTTTCCTGAAGTCATCATAGTCACCAACAATCCTGAACGCTATGCGTTTCTCTCCTGCCGGCTGGTTCCGGACCTCTATCCCGGGAAAGGTGCATTGGCGGGAATCCATGCCGGTTTACTGGCTTGTAAAAACGACCGGGCGTTTGTGACCGCGTGCGACATGCCTTTTCTGCATGCCGGTCTCATAAGGTACCTGGCTCAGTGCGCTGCAGATGTCGACGCGATAGTCCCACGCACCCCGGATGGACTCCAGCCGCTCCATGCGATCTATCACTTCAGTTCGCTGCCGATTGTTGAGCAGCACTTACGCTCTGGCGATGTGTCCATTCTGAAGGTGCTGGCAGCGATCAGAACGTTGCAGGTGCCTGCGGAAGAACTGCAGCGTTTCGATCCGGATTTGAAGTCATTCAGCAATATCAACACCCCCGGGGATTTCAGCAGTATCGTTCCCGCAAGGACTCCCCGGTAG
- a CDS encoding helix-turn-helix domain-containing protein — MEEDSQTIGGRLKIVRGGKTQKEFAQELDISAPSLQKYELNESVPGGLALAKLVEKGINVNWILTGKGSMYILLPDDQLLQQLAYKVFVATRGKEDVSEVKRSKLLTRAYRIALNDGLEAAEEHVDKMVEVLEYYS; from the coding sequence GTGGAAGAAGATAGCCAGACGATAGGTGGAAGACTCAAAATAGTCAGGGGAGGGAAAACGCAAAAGGAATTTGCTCAGGAACTCGATATTTCTGCACCTTCACTGCAAAAATACGAGCTGAACGAATCGGTTCCAGGAGGCCTTGCGCTGGCAAAGTTGGTGGAAAAAGGTATTAACGTAAATTGGATATTAACGGGGAAGGGATCGATGTATATCTTGTTGCCCGACGATCAGTTATTGCAGCAGCTTGCTTATAAGGTTTTCGTTGCCACTCGCGGCAAAGAGGATGTATCCGAGGTGAAGCGGTCGAAGCTTCTGACTAGGGCTTACAGGATCGCCTTGAATGACGGTTTGGAAGCGGCGGAAGAACATGTAGATAAAATGGTCGAAGTCCTTGAGTATTATTCTTAG